One window of the Actinomyces wuliandei genome contains the following:
- a CDS encoding alanine/glycine:cation symporter family protein, which yields MSALHSFLTSTSDLLFSTVLVWLLLAVGLYFTIRTRAVQLRHAASIAGAVAGSRSGAQGGISSFQAFAIGLACRVGTGNIVGVALALALGGPGAVLWMWLVAVLGTATAFAESTLAQVFKVRRGDGTFRGGPAHYMSLGLGLPVMGGVFAVVFMVANGLAMPMVQANAITASLGAASGLPAWGGALLVTALTAPVLLGGLRAMARVAEYLAPLMALAYLLLVLVILLTHPGEAWEALRSIFAHALGLRPGLAGAAGGIMAAVLNGVRRGLFSNEAGLGGSACAAGSATVSHPVQQGFIQAFGVVVDTLVVCTATALVILVAGQRVDVAGATSDDTAGHLTQDAVAGLVGEWTRWPMAVLVMVLAYTTIIGAFSYAQVCLDYLTRSSLASRCLQVAAVCCGALGAVQPLTTVWTLADVLLGIGAVLNLVALVLLGRWVIGALRDWEAQRGVLTASPSPEGGEGAAGPAAPGRPRFHADSPYLPAPLTTGAWPLAAQGHDSRSPVGPQGASQGGQGASG from the coding sequence ATGTCTGCTCTTCACTCGTTCCTGACCAGCACCTCCGACCTCCTCTTCTCCACGGTGCTCGTGTGGCTGCTGCTGGCCGTGGGCCTGTACTTCACCATCCGTACCCGGGCGGTCCAGCTGCGGCACGCGGCCAGTATCGCCGGTGCTGTGGCGGGATCACGGTCAGGGGCGCAGGGAGGTATCTCCTCCTTCCAGGCCTTCGCCATAGGGCTGGCCTGCCGGGTGGGCACCGGCAACATCGTGGGCGTCGCCCTGGCCCTGGCCCTGGGCGGCCCAGGCGCGGTGCTGTGGATGTGGCTGGTGGCCGTCCTCGGCACGGCCACCGCCTTTGCCGAGTCCACCCTGGCGCAGGTCTTCAAGGTGCGGCGTGGCGACGGGACGTTCCGCGGAGGTCCGGCCCACTACATGTCGCTGGGGCTGGGGCTGCCAGTCATGGGCGGCGTCTTCGCTGTCGTGTTCATGGTCGCCAACGGCCTGGCCATGCCCATGGTTCAGGCCAACGCCATCACCGCCTCCCTGGGTGCTGCCAGCGGTCTGCCCGCCTGGGGCGGCGCGCTCCTGGTCACGGCCCTGACGGCACCCGTCCTGCTGGGAGGTCTGCGCGCCATGGCCCGGGTGGCTGAGTACCTGGCCCCGCTGATGGCCCTGGCCTACCTCCTGCTCGTCCTGGTGATCCTGCTGACCCACCCCGGTGAGGCCTGGGAGGCCCTGCGCTCGATCTTCGCCCACGCCCTGGGTCTGCGTCCCGGGCTGGCAGGAGCGGCCGGCGGGATCATGGCCGCCGTCCTCAACGGCGTGCGCCGAGGGCTGTTCTCCAACGAGGCAGGCCTGGGAGGCTCCGCGTGTGCCGCAGGGTCAGCAACCGTCTCCCACCCGGTCCAGCAGGGTTTTATCCAGGCCTTCGGCGTCGTTGTGGACACCCTGGTGGTCTGCACGGCGACGGCCCTGGTCATCCTCGTGGCCGGGCAGCGCGTCGACGTCGCGGGGGCGACCAGTGACGACACCGCCGGGCACCTGACGCAGGACGCCGTGGCCGGGCTGGTGGGGGAGTGGACCCGGTGGCCCATGGCGGTCCTGGTCATGGTCCTGGCCTACACCACGATCATCGGAGCCTTCTCCTACGCCCAGGTCTGCCTGGACTACCTCACCCGCTCCTCCCTGGCCTCCCGCTGCCTTCAGGTCGCCGCCGTGTGCTGCGGCGCCCTGGGGGCGGTCCAGCCCCTGACCACCGTGTGGACCCTGGCGGATGTGCTCCTGGGGATCGGTGCCGTCCTCAACCTGGTCGCCCTGGTCCTGCTGGGGCGGTGGGTCATCGGCGCGCTGCGGGACTGGGAGGCTCAGCGTGGCGTCCTGACCGCCAGCCCGTCCCCGGAGGGGGGCGAAGGCGCAGCTGGCCCGGCCGCCCCGGGGCGGCCCCGGTTCCACGCCGACTCCCCCTACCTGCCCGCACCTCTCACCACTGGTGCGTGGCCCCTGGCGGCACAGGGCCACGACAGCAGGAGCCCAGTGGGTCCTCAGGGTGCTTCTCAGGGCGGCCAGGGGGCCAGCGGCTAA
- a CDS encoding alanine/glycine:cation symporter family protein, translating into MPCGQLVVSASVLDASTAFLADVSDRFYTQVLAWLLLAAGIYFTAGTRCVQVRLFGRMIATIARSRSNAAGGISAFQAFTVGLASRVGTGNIVGVAIAITLGGPGAVFWMWVVAVVGMATGFVESTLAQMYKVASPDGTFRGGPAYYISRGLGSRLWGSVFAVIITFVFGFAYEATQANAISGALEGTFGVSRWLTAVVLVAITGPVVFRGIRRVARITEWVAPVMALLYAVLAVVILLVNIRAIPGALNMILQGAFGLQEAFYGTAGGITAAVINGVKRGLFSNEAGEGSVPNAAATASTPHPVNQGFIQSFGVFMDTMVVCTATALIVLLSGVYSPDPAVADTLNANTLTAQSVAAVLGPWAEGLMAVVIFVFAYSSLLGNYTYAEINVDFLRRGSRTSGHLFLRAMIVVATFIGSVASLEFVWNLSDIAMGVMAVINIVAIILLGRWAFGALRDWEAQNAAVRQGRAREVRFVATDNPHLPGVLPGQVWSAPDDAPESVTVLPEDKA; encoded by the coding sequence ATGCCCTGTGGCCAGCTCGTCGTCAGCGCCAGCGTCCTCGACGCGTCCACCGCCTTCCTGGCTGATGTCAGCGACCGGTTCTACACCCAGGTCCTGGCGTGGCTGCTCCTGGCCGCAGGCATCTACTTCACCGCGGGCACGCGCTGTGTCCAGGTCCGCCTCTTCGGGCGCATGATCGCGACCATCGCCAGGTCCCGCAGCAACGCCGCAGGCGGTATCTCCGCCTTTCAGGCATTCACCGTCGGGCTGGCCTCCCGGGTGGGGACCGGCAACATCGTCGGCGTCGCCATCGCTATCACGCTGGGCGGCCCCGGTGCGGTGTTCTGGATGTGGGTCGTGGCCGTGGTGGGCATGGCGACAGGGTTCGTCGAGTCCACCCTTGCCCAGATGTACAAGGTCGCCAGCCCCGACGGGACCTTCCGGGGCGGTCCCGCCTACTACATCTCCCGGGGGCTGGGGTCGCGGTTGTGGGGCTCGGTGTTCGCCGTCATTATTACCTTTGTCTTCGGCTTCGCCTACGAGGCCACCCAGGCCAACGCCATCTCTGGCGCGCTGGAGGGGACCTTCGGGGTCAGCAGGTGGCTGACCGCCGTGGTCCTGGTGGCGATCACCGGCCCGGTCGTCTTCCGAGGGATTCGACGCGTGGCCCGCATCACCGAGTGGGTGGCCCCGGTCATGGCGCTGCTGTACGCGGTGCTCGCCGTGGTGATCCTCCTTGTCAACATCCGGGCCATCCCGGGGGCGCTCAACATGATCCTCCAGGGTGCCTTCGGCCTGCAGGAGGCCTTCTACGGCACGGCGGGTGGTATTACCGCAGCGGTGATCAACGGGGTGAAGCGAGGCCTGTTCTCCAATGAGGCGGGGGAGGGCTCGGTACCCAACGCCGCTGCCACCGCCTCTACTCCGCATCCGGTCAACCAGGGCTTTATCCAGTCCTTCGGGGTGTTCATGGACACCATGGTCGTGTGCACGGCTACCGCCCTCATCGTGCTGCTGTCGGGGGTCTACAGTCCTGACCCTGCGGTGGCGGACACGCTCAACGCCAACACCCTGACCGCACAGTCGGTCGCGGCCGTCCTGGGCCCGTGGGCCGAGGGGCTCATGGCAGTCGTCATCTTTGTGTTCGCCTACTCCTCTCTCCTGGGCAACTACACCTACGCGGAGATCAACGTCGACTTCCTGCGCCGGGGCTCGCGCACCTCCGGTCACCTGTTCCTGAGGGCCATGATCGTCGTGGCCACGTTCATCGGCTCCGTGGCCAGCCTGGAGTTTGTGTGGAACCTGTCGGACATCGCCATGGGGGTCATGGCCGTCATCAACATCGTCGCCATCATCCTCCTGGGACGGTGGGCCTTTGGGGCGCTGCGGGACTGGGAGGCCCAGAACGCTGCGGTGCGTCAGGGCCGGGCCAGGGAGGTACGTTTTGTGGCCACAGACAACCCCCACCTGCCCGGGGTCCTTCCGGGCCAGGTGTGGTCCGCCCCGGACGACGCGCCTGAGTCGGTGACGGTGCTGCCCGAGGACAAGGCCTGA
- a CDS encoding fumarylacetoacetate hydrolase family protein gives MRIARFSTGDEPRYGIVQGVPDSETAPSGDCDGHLLVLRGDPLFSLPEATGEVVELRDARLLSPVIPRSKVVGVGSNYREHALEMGQPGPPETPVVFLKPNTSVIGPDVPVVLPGWTSEVSYEAELAVVVRTLAKDVSVQDVPDVVLGYTVANDVTARDRQRTEPQWVRAKGFDTSCPLGPWIEVPEPGREPAFDPGDTVVRARVDGVLVQEGRTRDMVRSVAELVSYVSTVFTLLPGDVVLTGTPAGVGEIRAGQRVEVEVEGIGSFSNPVVRR, from the coding sequence ATGAGGATTGCGCGCTTCTCCACCGGTGACGAGCCGCGTTACGGCATCGTCCAGGGAGTTCCTGACAGCGAGACCGCCCCCTCCGGGGACTGTGACGGCCACCTCCTGGTCCTCAGGGGGGACCCGTTGTTCTCCCTGCCGGAGGCCACGGGGGAGGTGGTGGAGCTGCGCGACGCCCGCCTTCTCTCCCCGGTCATTCCCCGCTCCAAGGTGGTGGGTGTCGGGAGCAACTACCGTGAGCACGCCCTGGAGATGGGGCAGCCGGGTCCGCCGGAGACCCCGGTCGTCTTCCTCAAGCCCAACACGAGCGTCATCGGTCCCGACGTACCGGTCGTCCTTCCGGGGTGGACCAGTGAGGTCAGCTATGAGGCAGAGCTGGCGGTCGTGGTGCGGACCCTGGCCAAGGACGTCTCGGTCCAGGACGTGCCCGACGTCGTCCTGGGGTACACGGTGGCCAACGACGTCACTGCTCGTGACCGCCAGCGCACCGAGCCCCAGTGGGTCAGGGCCAAAGGGTTTGACACCTCATGCCCCCTGGGGCCGTGGATCGAGGTCCCGGAGCCGGGGCGTGAGCCTGCCTTCGACCCGGGGGACACGGTGGTGCGTGCACGCGTGGATGGCGTGCTCGTCCAGGAGGGGAGGACCAGGGACATGGTTCGCAGCGTTGCCGAGCTTGTCTCCTACGTGTCCACCGTCTTCACGCTGCTGCCCGGCGACGTGGTGCTCACCGGCACGCCCGCCGGGGTCGGTGAGATCCGTGCGGGTCAGAGGGTCGAGGTGGAGGTCGAGGGGATCGGGTCATTCTCCAACCCGGTCGTCAGGCGCTGA
- a CDS encoding MalY/PatB family protein, whose product MSESMSGLSEPASVPAPDPGSATSLTRSFDALTPEVMCERGSLKWTYYPGDVIGAWVAEMDLGTAPAVAAVLQRCAQEGTIGYLPPETAQAACQEVARYHREAFGWDVPVEEVSLLPDVLSALNAVIAFHTREGSPVIVPTPAYMPFLSIPGHHGRGCLQVPALERRNHDGSPRWELDLDGIEAAMREGAGLLVLCNPWNPVGRVLSAEELSAVASLSSRYGVPVFADEIHAPLVLDPSLAHIPYASLPSTDPALTYTATAVSKGWNIPALKCAQLIASGQARARWEADPRSAGLSHSASLLGAQAALAALHDGQDWLAQVRRYIRTNAELVHQQVSAVEGLEVTLPEGTYLAWLDCRGLGTGSPARFFRHQAGVAMNEGVTFGEAWAGFCRLNLATGRGIEEETVRRIVTAARQHPVSA is encoded by the coding sequence ATGTCCGAGAGCATGTCCGGTCTGTCCGAGCCAGCATCTGTCCCGGCCCCTGACCCGGGCTCAGCCACGTCGCTGACACGCTCCTTCGACGCTCTGACCCCGGAGGTCATGTGTGAGCGCGGTTCCCTGAAGTGGACCTACTACCCTGGTGACGTCATCGGCGCCTGGGTGGCGGAGATGGACCTGGGCACAGCCCCGGCGGTGGCAGCGGTGCTCCAGCGCTGCGCGCAGGAGGGGACTATCGGCTACCTTCCTCCGGAGACCGCGCAGGCGGCCTGCCAGGAGGTGGCCCGCTACCACCGCGAGGCCTTCGGCTGGGACGTGCCCGTGGAGGAGGTCAGCCTCCTTCCAGACGTGCTGTCGGCTCTCAACGCCGTCATCGCCTTCCACACCCGGGAGGGCTCACCGGTCATCGTCCCGACCCCGGCCTACATGCCCTTCCTCAGCATCCCGGGCCACCACGGCCGTGGCTGCCTCCAGGTCCCGGCGCTGGAGCGGCGGAACCATGACGGCTCACCGCGCTGGGAGCTGGACCTGGACGGGATCGAGGCCGCCATGCGGGAGGGGGCCGGGCTCCTGGTGCTGTGCAACCCCTGGAACCCCGTGGGGCGGGTCCTGTCCGCCGAGGAGCTCAGCGCTGTCGCCTCCCTGTCCTCACGCTACGGCGTGCCCGTGTTCGCCGACGAGATCCACGCCCCCCTGGTCCTGGACCCCTCCCTGGCCCACATCCCCTACGCCTCTCTACCGAGCACAGACCCGGCCCTGACGTACACGGCCACCGCCGTCTCCAAGGGCTGGAACATCCCGGCCCTCAAGTGCGCCCAGCTGATCGCCTCCGGGCAGGCCCGGGCGCGGTGGGAGGCGGACCCCCGCAGCGCGGGCCTGTCGCACAGCGCGTCGCTCCTGGGGGCGCAGGCGGCCCTCGCCGCGCTTCATGACGGCCAGGACTGGCTGGCACAGGTACGCCGCTATATCCGCACCAACGCCGAGCTGGTACACCAGCAGGTCAGCGCCGTGGAGGGCCTGGAGGTCACCCTCCCAGAGGGGACCTACCTGGCGTGGCTGGACTGCCGTGGCCTGGGGACGGGCAGCCCGGCACGCTTCTTCCGTCACCAGGCAGGAGTCGCCATGAACGAGGGTGTGACCTTCGGGGAGGCCTGGGCCGGCTTCTGCCGCCTCAACCTGGCCACCGGCCGGGGCATTGAGGAGGAGACGGTCCGCAGGATCGTCACGGCGGCCCGCCAGCACCCGGTCAGCGCCTGA
- the gltX gene encoding glutamate--tRNA ligase: protein MSDTAAATETAGSATPSGDEAPVRVRFCPSPTGVPHVGLVRTCLFNWAYARHTGGTFVLRIEDTDAARDSEESFQAILDSLTWLGLDWDEGVGRGGPHEPYRQSQRMGLYRQVAAELLEAGYLYESFSTPEEIEARHRERGEDPKLGYDGYDRDLTQQQKTELRAQGRRPVLRLRMPEEDITFTDLVRGPITFRAGSVPDYVVVRAGGEPLYPLVNPVDDAAMGITHVLRGEDLLSSTPRQIALYRALVAIGRAPGVPEFGHLPYVMGEGSRKLSKRDPESNLLIHRYRGMVPEGLLNYLALLGWSLSADRDVFSSRELVEAFDVHDVNPNPARFDLKKCEAINAEQIRLLAPEDFRDRLVPYLADAYPDPAGEAAQVPLVSAPTYSGLTPREQEVLDQAAPLIQTRVQLLRESRDMLGFLLVSDEELTARMTDDRAVARLKDSAPAVLDAGIAALEGLEPEQWSAARVEELLREAVVEGTGMPGGEGIKPRLAFGPLRVAITGRQVSPPLFESMEILGAVSCLSRLRSLRARLG from the coding sequence ATGAGCGACACGGCGGCCGCTACCGAGACGGCCGGTTCCGCCACCCCCTCCGGGGACGAGGCCCCTGTCCGGGTCCGCTTCTGCCCCTCACCCACAGGGGTGCCGCACGTGGGCCTGGTGCGCACCTGCCTGTTCAACTGGGCCTACGCCCGTCACACGGGCGGCACCTTCGTGCTGCGTATCGAGGACACTGACGCCGCCCGCGACTCCGAGGAGTCCTTCCAGGCGATCCTGGACTCCCTGACCTGGCTGGGCCTGGACTGGGACGAGGGCGTGGGGCGTGGCGGTCCGCACGAGCCCTACCGGCAGTCCCAGCGTATGGGCCTTTACCGCCAGGTGGCCGCCGAGCTCCTGGAGGCGGGCTACCTCTACGAGTCCTTCTCCACTCCGGAGGAGATCGAGGCCCGCCACCGTGAGCGGGGTGAGGACCCCAAGCTCGGCTACGACGGCTACGACCGGGACCTCACCCAGCAGCAGAAGACAGAGCTGCGGGCCCAGGGACGTCGCCCCGTACTGCGCCTGCGCATGCCTGAGGAGGACATCACCTTCACTGACCTGGTACGAGGCCCCATCACCTTCAGGGCCGGGAGCGTGCCTGACTACGTCGTGGTCCGTGCCGGCGGGGAGCCGCTGTACCCGCTGGTCAACCCGGTGGACGACGCCGCCATGGGGATCACCCACGTCCTGCGCGGGGAGGACCTGCTGTCCTCCACACCGCGCCAGATCGCCCTCTACCGTGCCCTTGTGGCCATTGGCCGGGCCCCGGGTGTGCCCGAGTTCGGCCACCTGCCCTATGTCATGGGGGAGGGCAGCAGGAAGCTGTCCAAGCGTGACCCTGAGTCCAACCTGCTCATCCACCGCTACAGGGGCATGGTGCCCGAGGGGCTGCTCAACTACCTTGCCCTGCTGGGCTGGTCGCTCAGCGCCGACCGCGACGTCTTCTCCTCCCGTGAGCTGGTCGAGGCCTTCGACGTCCATGACGTCAACCCCAACCCGGCGCGCTTCGACCTCAAGAAGTGTGAGGCGATCAACGCTGAGCAGATCAGGCTCCTGGCGCCTGAGGACTTCCGGGACCGTCTGGTGCCCTACCTCGCTGACGCCTACCCCGACCCTGCTGGTGAGGCGGCGCAGGTACCGCTGGTCAGCGCGCCGACGTACTCCGGGCTCACGCCCCGTGAGCAGGAGGTCCTGGACCAGGCGGCGCCGCTCATCCAGACCCGCGTCCAGCTGCTGCGCGAGAGCCGGGACATGCTGGGCTTCCTGCTCGTCAGCGATGAGGAGCTCACCGCCAGGATGACCGACGACAGGGCCGTGGCCAGGCTCAAGGACTCCGCGCCTGCCGTCCTGGACGCGGGGATCGCAGCCCTGGAAGGCCTGGAGCCCGAGCAGTGGTCGGCAGCACGGGTCGAGGAGCTGCTGCGCGAGGCGGTCGTGGAGGGCACGGGCATGCCAGGAGGGGAGGGCATCAAGCCTCGCCTGGCTTTCGGCCCCCTGCGCGTGGCCATCACCGGGCGCCAGGTGTCTCCGCCGCTGTTCGAGTCGATGGAGATCCTGGGGGCCGTCTCCTGCCTGAGCCGTCTGCGCTCCCTGAGGGCGCGCCTGGGCTGA